In the Alphaproteobacteria bacterium genome, CAATAGCGCGACAGCCTCGCGGTTGCCGCAATCCAACCGCCCTTGGCCCTGACCACGCACGATCGAGGCGCGCAGCTTTGGCCCGCGCGCCTTCGCGCGATGAGGTGAGAAGGATTTCCGGAAACGCCGCCGTTTGGCCAGTGCCGCGGCGGGTCAGGCCGCCGCGGTCACACTCGCGGTTTGGGGCGGCTCCCCTTGGTCGGGCGTCCCGCGCGTCGCATCTGCAACCATCAGCGCGGCGATCAGCATCACGGCCGCCGTGATCGTTGCGAAGCCAAAACCGATCGTGCGCAGACCTTTCTGATCCGCCATGGTGACTTCCTCAACCAACACCTGGCGCGACAACAGGGCGGCCGATCGGCCGTTCCATCCTGTAGTTGCTACAGGATGCGAAAATGTCGGGTTCAGGCGGCCGGTTACGCGAGCGGGGAGCCGGTGCGCTCGATGTCGAGGATGTCCAGCACGGGGCACTCGGGCGCGGCGCTGCCCGAGCATTGCGACACGGTGGAAGCGAGCAGCCTCTCGAGATTCTGCAGATCGTGCAGCTTCGACCTGATGTCGGCCAGGTGACGCGATGCGAGCTCGCGGACGTCGCCGCAGGCCGCGCGGCCTGGGCCGCCGAGTTGCAGCAGGGTGCGGATATCCTCGAGCCTGAAGCCGAGTTCACGCGCGCGGCGGACAAAGGTCAGCGTGCGAAGGTCAGAATGCCCGTAGACCCGGCGTCCGCTGGAACTTCGCGGCGGCGGCGACAGCAGGCCGATGCGCTCGTAGTAGCGAATGGTCTCGATGGTCGCGCCGCTGCGCCTCGCGAGAGTCCCGATCGGGAACTTTTCGCCGCGCGCTTGCCCGGGTTTCGTCATCAACGGCCCCTTGCTCCTGTAGGCGCTACAGCATCCATGATCCGCATCGAACGGCCGATTGAACGAACATGCTTCGGACGAACGCAACGATGACCGAAGCAGTAACAAAGGCACGCGATGGCGCAACCGCAATCTGGTGACAGAACCGGCGAACAGGGATCGCCGACGTCCGCGGCATGTCCGAAGTGCGGGGGCACAATGAAACTCATTCACATCGTTCCCGACAAACCGGGCTACGAGCGGCGCACGCGCAAATGCGACGCGTGCGGCGAAGTGACGAGCGAAGTCGTCCGGCTCGGCTAGGTCGCGATGCCGGGGCGCGCTATAGCCGCTCCTTCACGACGCGCGCGATCGCGGCGCGCAGCTCCGGCATGCCGCCGCCCTCGCGCGATGACGTCACCAGAATCTCCGGGAACGCCGCGGGCCGTTTCGCCAGCGCGGCCGCGGTGTCCGCGATGCGTTTCTCCAGCTCGGACTTCTTCACCTGGTCCGCCTTGGTGAGCACGATCTGGTAGCTCACCGCGGCTGCATCCAGCGTCTTGAGCACGGCCTCGTCCACATCCTTCAGACCATGCCGCGCATCGACCAGCACATAGACGCGCGCGAGGTTGGCGCGCCCGGCGAGATAGGCGTGGATCAGCGCGGTCCAGGCCGCGACCTTCGCCTTGGGGGCTTCCGCATAGCCGTAGCCCGGCATGTCGACGAGCCGCAGGACGGTCTCGGCGCCGGCCGCGAAATAAATCAGCTCCTGCGTGCGCCCCGGCGTATTCGAGGTGCGCGCCAGTGCCTTGCGCGCGGTGAGCGCGTTGATCAGGCTCGACTTGCCGACATTCGAGCGGCCCGCGAACGCGATCTCGATCCCCTTCATCGGCGGCAGCCGCTCCGCCGTGCCGGCGGCCGCGGCGAACTGCCAGTCGGCGCCAAACAGCGTGCGCCCGGCTTCGATCTCGGCAGCGGAAAAGCGCATCACGTCACTCCAGTGCCGCAGCCGGCAGCCAGAACACCTCGCCGGAGGTTGCCGCGGTGTCGAGCCAGAGGAAGTTGGTGTCGGGGAAACTTGCTTCCAGCGCGGGGCGGCATCGCCCGATCTCGCACAGCAAGCCGCCGTCCTCGCTGAGATGACGGCGCGCTTGGCCCAGAACCCGCCGCACGATGTCGAGCCCGTCGGCGCCCGCCGCCAGCGCGAGCCGCGGCTCTTGGGCGTACTCTTGCGGAAGCCGCGCCATGCCTTCGGCATCCACGTAAGGCGGGTTGCACAGGATCACGTCGTAGACCGCATCGCCCACCGGCTTGAACAGGTCGCCCGGCAGCAGCGTCACGCGATCCTCCACGCCGTGCTCCGCCACGTTGATCTTCGCGACTTCGAGCGCATCCTTCGACAGATCCACAGCATCGATCTGCGCGCCCGGGAAGACGTCGCAGGCAAGGATCGCAAGACACCCTGAGCCGGTACACAGGTCGAGCACGCGGGCGACCGCCATGCGATCGACCAGTTGTTCCTCGCCCATGAAAAGGTCGCTGTAGAGAAGCTCCGCCAGATACGAGCGCGGCACGATCGCGCGCTCGTCGATGGTGAACGCATGATCCTGTAGATACACGCGCTTGACGAGGTACGCGGCAGGCGTGCGCGTGCGGAGGCGCTTCTCGATCAGGCCGAACACGCGGGAGCGCTCCGCCGCGGTGAGCCGCGCGGCGAGGAACGCGTCCGCGTTGTCCTTGGAGAGATGCAGCGCTTCGCAGACCAGGAACATCGCATCCTCCACCGCGTCGCGCGTACCCTGGCCGAACGCGAGCTTCGCCGCGCCGAAGCGGCTCGCCGCATAGCGCACGAAGTCGAGGACGCTCGCGAGCTCGCGGGGCGGGGTTTTGCGGGACGTTTTGGCGGGCATGCGGGGCGTTCTGTAGGACGGGGCGTCTCTTATATCAAACGCCGCATCCAACGTGGTTGCGGCTCGCCCGATCCGCGACATAGGCTCCGGGCCATTCAGGGGGTCGCCATGCCCGGCTTCGAAGAATGGGAAAGCTTCTATGTCATCGTCGGCGCCGCCGCAGGCGCGCTGATCGGCCTGCAATTCGTGGTCATGACGCTGTTTGCCGAAAGGCCACCGGCCGCCGAGGGCGCCGCCGCCTACTCGACCCCGCAGATCGTGCACTTTTCCGCCGCGTTCTTTCTCTCGGCGCTGCTGCGCGTGCCATGGCACGGTATCGCGCCCGCGGCCGTGCTGTGGGGCCTGATGGGCGCGAGCGGATTCATCTACGAGCTGTTCATCATCCGGCGCATGCGCAGCACGCAGGTCTATCGGCCGGCGTTCGAGGACTGGTTCTTTCACGTCGCGCTGCCGCTATCGGCCTACGCGCTGCTCGCCGTCTCCGCGGTTGCGGCGCTCTACTGGCCGCACGAAACGCTGTTCGCCGTCGCGGCTGCCACGCTGCTGCTTGTGCTTGCGGGAATCCACAACGCCTGGGACGCCGTGACCTGGCACTTGCTCGTGAGGCGGCGAGGCATGAAGGATCGCGACACCTAGAGCATGATCCCGAAAAGTGGGAACCGGTTTTCGGAAAAGATCATGCTCAAACAAAAAGCCAGAGCGCGGCTCCGGTTCAGCCAAGAATGATAGCGCTCTAAGTCGCCGGCCCTGGCGGTCTTACTTGTAGCCCAACGGTGCGCCGCTCCGGCTGCCCGCGCGCGGGCTCAGCGCAGTGAGCGGCTTCTCCCCATACTGTTTATAGAGCTGCACGAACTCATCGGCGAGCTCGTAGCACAGGGTGATCTTGTGCTCGGGCCCGACCCACCTCGCGCTGCTGTCGCCGCACATCTGCACCTCGATGGTGAACGGCTTCGTCCAGGCGTAGAGGTCGGCGAGCCGGTCGCCCACGCGCTCCATGATTTCGGTCACGTGCAAGGCTTTCTCGAAGATATCGAGCGCTCCCTCGGGCTTGCCGTAGATGATCTGATATTTCTGGCGTTCCTGGCCCTCCGTGCGCAGATAGGGCTTCAGCGCCTTGTCCCACGACCACGAGGCGTTGCTGTAGTCGAAGACGCAGCTCTCCTGCCGGTCCTCCGGCAGGTTCACCTCGCGGGCGAGATCCGCGAACCGGTCGGGGTTCGATCCGACCATCAGGCAGATGATGTTGTAGGCGCGCTGCAGGTCGAGGCCGTGAACGTCGTAGTAGACGACGTCTTCATGGTTGTCCCGATCCCGCAGGTCGCTGATCATCCAGCTCTTCGCCGCATTGACCAGGGTGCGGTGGGTGAACTCGGTTTTCATGTCGAGCATCGCGACGGTCGCGAACGCGTCGGCGGCGTCTTCCTCGCGGCCGAGCACCGGAAGCCCGAGATCGGAAATCAGGCCGTGCGCCGCCTCGTGCAGCAGGACAAACAGCATGTTGCCGGTCGTGAACTCTGCCGTCGCCTTGAGCTTGTCGTACGGAATGCCCTTGACGCGCGGATGCGTCGAAATGGCTTGAACGGCCGCCTCGAGCCGCGCCTCGCAGTCGGGATCGTCGACCGGAGGCGGACCGGCCCGGAGCGCCCCGCCGGGGAGCGCCACCAATGCCAGCACGGCAGCCCATCGCCAGATCCAGCGCAGCCCGGTGCTTTTCTTGTCAGCCGGCTTCATCTGCGGCTCCATGACCTTTGCGCGATGCTATGGCGCGTGCATTCGTAATGCCGCGAGCATCGCGCCGCAGTATCTACGATGGTAGCGGCGGCTTGAGACCTTTGGTGTTACCGGGCTGCCGCCGTGCCCGCGCCCCACGAGATCGGCGCTTCAGCCGATTTCGGCAATATCCTCGCGAAATTTTGACCGGATGTCATCACGCGCGCGTGATGCGCGGCACTTAAGGTTTGCGGCGGGTCTTTGCCTTTGATCCAGGCGGTGAGGCGGATAGAATGCCGCCTATCGTGCGGGCGCACGATGAAGCGATGCCCAAAAAGCGCCCGTGCACGCCCTGTCTCACGCCGCCGTTGTGCCCTCTTTTCCCGGACAGCTTTCATGATGGTCTTTGCCGGCAGACAAGCGCTTGCCGCCGCTCTCGTGCTCGGAATCTGTACAGCCGCGAGCGCCGACGATGTGCTGTTCGAAAACGTCCGCATCTTCGATGGAAAAGGCGCGGCCCTGTCCGCGCCGTCGAATGTGCTGATCAAGGGCAACGTGATCGCGCGCATCTCGACCGGCGCCATCGCGGCCGATGGGGCCGTGCGCATCGCGGGGAACGGGCGCACGCTGATGCCCGGCCTGATCGACAATCATTGGCACGCGATGCTGATCCGGGCGACGCCGGCGGAGGCGTTCGGCGATGTCGGCTACAACAATCTCGCGGCCGGCGACGAGGCGACGGACACCCTGATGCGCGGCTTCACCACCGTTCGCGACGTGGGCGGGCCGGCGTTCGGGCTGAAGCGCGCCATCGACGCGGGCATCGTCAGGGGCCCGCGCATCTATCCCTCCGGCGCCATGATCACGGTCACCAGCGGTCACGGGGATTTCCGCCAGCTCACCGATCTGCCGCGCACGATCGGCGGCATGCTCACCCGCATGGAAGTGCTCGGCGGCGCCATCGTCGCCGACAGTCCCGACGAGGTGCGCGTGCGCACGCGCGAGCAGCTGATGCAGGGAGCTTCCCAGATCAAGCTGACAGCGGGCGGCGGCGTGTCGTCGCCGTTCAGTCCGAACGACGTGATGACCTTCACCGAGCCCGAACTGCGGGCCGCGGTCGAGGCGGCCGAGAACTGGGGCACCTACGTGGTCGCGCATGCCTTCACGCCGGCTGCGATCCAGCGGTCCATCGCGGCCGGCGTGAAATGCATCGAGCACGGGTTCCTGATGGACGAGGCGACCGCGAAACTGATTGCCGAGAAGGGCATCTGGTTGAGCCTGCAGCCGTTGCCTGAGGAAATGAGGACGGGCCTTCCGGTCGGCTCGGTGCAGCGCGCCAAGGCCGAAGAGGTCTGGCCCGGGATCGCCCGCGCCTACGAGTTCGCCAAGAAATACAAGATCAAGACCGCGTGGGGCACCGACGTGCTGTTCTCGCGCGCACTGGCGCAGAAGCAGGGCGCCATTCTCGCCTCGCTTTCGCGCTGGTACACGCCCGCCGAAGCGCTGGTGATGGCGACGTCGACCAATGCCGAGCTGCTCGCGCTGTCCGGCAAGCGCAACCCGTACCCGGGCAAGCTCGGCGTGGTGGAAGAAGGCGCGCTCGCCGACCTGCTGCTGGTCGAGGGCAATCCCCTGGAGAACCTCAACCTGGTCGCGGATGCCGCCACCAACTTCAAGATCATCATGAAAGATGGCACGATCTACAAGAACACGCTGACCCGGTGAGCCGCCCCTGCGCTTCCTTTCCATAGTGCTGTCGAACGCTCTGCGCTGGCTGATCGCCGGATTGTGGTTTGTCTTCCGCGCCCTGCTGATCGCCTGGGCCACGCTCGCGATCTACTATTCGAACCTGCCGTGGCCGCAGGCGCGGCTCGCTTTGGCGATTGCCTTTGCGGCCTTCGCGATCTGGGCGGTCTTCGTGTTCCGCCGCCGCTGGAAGACTATCGCCTTCATCGCGGTCTACCTCGGCGTGGTCGCCTGGTGGATCGCCATTCCTCCCTCGCACGATCGCAACTGGCGGCCGGAGGTCGCCATGATGCCGCGGGCGGTGAT is a window encoding:
- a CDS encoding helix-turn-helix domain-containing protein, translating into MTKPGQARGEKFPIGTLARRSGATIETIRYYERIGLLSPPPRSSSGRRVYGHSDLRTLTFVRRARELGFRLEDIRTLLQLGGPGRAACGDVRELASRHLADIRSKLHDLQNLERLLASTVSQCSGSAAPECPVLDILDIERTGSPLA
- the yihA gene encoding ribosome biogenesis GTP-binding protein YihA/YsxC, producing MRFSAAEIEAGRTLFGADWQFAAAAGTAERLPPMKGIEIAFAGRSNVGKSSLINALTARKALARTSNTPGRTQELIYFAAGAETVLRLVDMPGYGYAEAPKAKVAAWTALIHAYLAGRANLARVYVLVDARHGLKDVDEAVLKTLDAAAVSYQIVLTKADQVKKSELEKRIADTAAALAKRPAAFPEILVTSSREGGGMPELRAAIARVVKERL
- the prmB gene encoding 50S ribosomal protein L3 N(5)-glutamine methyltransferase yields the protein MPAKTSRKTPPRELASVLDFVRYAASRFGAAKLAFGQGTRDAVEDAMFLVCEALHLSKDNADAFLAARLTAAERSRVFGLIEKRLRTRTPAAYLVKRVYLQDHAFTIDERAIVPRSYLAELLYSDLFMGEEQLVDRMAVARVLDLCTGSGCLAILACDVFPGAQIDAVDLSKDALEVAKINVAEHGVEDRVTLLPGDLFKPVGDAVYDVILCNPPYVDAEGMARLPQEYAQEPRLALAAGADGLDIVRRVLGQARRHLSEDGGLLCEIGRCRPALEASFPDTNFLWLDTAATSGEVFWLPAAALE
- a CDS encoding DUF4344 domain-containing metallopeptidase — encoded protein: MKPADKKSTGLRWIWRWAAVLALVALPGGALRAGPPPVDDPDCEARLEAAVQAISTHPRVKGIPYDKLKATAEFTTGNMLFVLLHEAAHGLISDLGLPVLGREEDAADAFATVAMLDMKTEFTHRTLVNAAKSWMISDLRDRDNHEDVVYYDVHGLDLQRAYNIICLMVGSNPDRFADLAREVNLPEDRQESCVFDYSNASWSWDKALKPYLRTEGQERQKYQIIYGKPEGALDIFEKALHVTEIMERVGDRLADLYAWTKPFTIEVQMCGDSSARWVGPEHKITLCYELADEFVQLYKQYGEKPLTALSPRAGSRSGAPLGYK
- a CDS encoding amidohydrolase family protein, whose amino-acid sequence is MVFAGRQALAAALVLGICTAASADDVLFENVRIFDGKGAALSAPSNVLIKGNVIARISTGAIAADGAVRIAGNGRTLMPGLIDNHWHAMLIRATPAEAFGDVGYNNLAAGDEATDTLMRGFTTVRDVGGPAFGLKRAIDAGIVRGPRIYPSGAMITVTSGHGDFRQLTDLPRTIGGMLTRMEVLGGAIVADSPDEVRVRTREQLMQGASQIKLTAGGGVSSPFSPNDVMTFTEPELRAAVEAAENWGTYVVAHAFTPAAIQRSIAAGVKCIEHGFLMDEATAKLIAEKGIWLSLQPLPEEMRTGLPVGSVQRAKAEEVWPGIARAYEFAKKYKIKTAWGTDVLFSRALAQKQGAILASLSRWYTPAEALVMATSTNAELLALSGKRNPYPGKLGVVEEGALADLLLVEGNPLENLNLVADAATNFKIIMKDGTIYKNTLTR